In Primulina huaijiensis isolate GDHJ02 chromosome 6, ASM1229523v2, whole genome shotgun sequence, a single window of DNA contains:
- the LOC140978388 gene encoding germin-like protein subfamily 1 member 13 — translation MAIRFFLGFFALTSICLLAYASDPSPLQDFCVAVNDSKASVFVNGKICKSPNVVSADDFYFNGLNKPGNTSNPVGSRVTPVNVNQIPGLNTLGISLVRIDYAPYGLNPPHTHPRATEILVVVEGTLYVGFVTSNPANPNQKNKLFTKTLYPGDVFVFPEGLIHFQFNTGKTNAVAFAGLSSQNPGVITVANAVFGSQPPISIDVLTKAFQVDKNVIQYLQGQFWMNNN, via the exons ATGGCCATTCGATTCTTTCTAGGTTTTTTCGCATTGACTTCGATTTGTTTATTAGCATATGCATCTGATCCTAGCCCTCTTCAAGATTTCTGTGTGGCGGTTAATGATTCAAAAGCCTCTG TGTTTGTGAATGGAAAGATTTGCAAGAGTCCAAATGTGGTTTCGGCCGATGATTTCTATTTCAATGGTCTGAACAAGCCCGGAAACACATCAAATCCAGTAGGCTCAAGGGTTACTCCAGTTAATGTGAACCAAATTCCTGGGCTCAACACTTTGGGCATTTCATTGGTTCGAATTGATTATGCACCATACGGGCTCAACCCTCCTCACACGCATCCTCGTGCCACAGAAATCCTCGTTGTCGTTGAAGGAACTCTGTACGTTGGGTTCGTGACTTCTAACCCAGCAAATCCGAACCAGAAGAACAAGCTTTTTACCAAGACATTGTATCCAGGAGACGTGTTTGTGTTCCCTGAAGGCCTCATTCATTTTCAATTCAATACCGGAAAAACCAATGCGGTTGCATTTGCCGGGTTAAGTAGTCAGAATCCAGGAGTTATTACTGTTGCAAATGCTGTTTTTGGCTCTCAACCACCGATTTCCATCGATGTTCTTACAAAAGCTTTCCAGGTTGACAAAAATGTGATCCAATATCTTCAAGGACAGTTTTGGATGAATAACAACTAA
- the LOC140978775 gene encoding germin-like protein subfamily 1 member 14 translates to MTIRFSLGFFILTLIFSLASASDPSPLQDFCVAVDDSKASVFVNGKICKNPNMVSADDFYFNGLNKPGNTSNPLGSRVTPVNVNQIPGLNTLGISLVRIDYAPYGLNPPHTHPRATEILVVVEGTLYVGFVTSNPANPNQKNKLFTKTLHPGDVFVFPEGLIHFQFNTGKTNVVAFAGLSSQNPGVITIANAVFGSEPPISIDVLTKAFQVDKNVIQHLQGQFWMNNN, encoded by the exons ATGACTATTCGTTTCTCTCTTGGATTTTTTATATTaactttgatattttcattagcTTCTGCATCTGATCCTAGTCCTCTTCAAGACTTTTGTGTTGCAGTTGACGATTCGAAGGCTTCTG TGTTTGTGAACGGGAAGATTTGCAAGAACCCAAATATGGTATCGGCAgatgatttttatttcaatggTCTGAACAAGCCCGGAAACACATCAAATCCGTTAGGCTCAAGGGTTACTCCGGTTAATGTAAACCAAATTCCTGGGCTCAACACTTTGGGCATTTCATTGGTTCGAATTGACTATGCACCATACGGTCTCAACCCTCCTCACACGCATCCTCGTGCCACAGAAATTCTCGTTGTTGTTGAAGGAACTCTATACGTTGGGTTCGTGACTTCAAACCCAGCAAATCCGAACCAGAAGAACAAGCTTTTTACCAAGACATTGCATCCCGGAGATGTGTTTGTATTCCCTGAAGGCCTCATTCATTTTCAGTTCAACACCGGAAAAACCAATGTGGTCGCATTTGCCGGATTAAGTAGCCAGAATCCAGGAGTCATCACCATTGCAAATGCTGTTTTTGGCTCCGAACCACCGATTTCTATCGACGTTCTTACCAAGGCATTTCAGGTTGACAAAAATGTGATTCAGCATCTTCAAGGACAATTTTGGATGAATAACAACTAA
- the LOC140978010 gene encoding germin-like protein subfamily 1 member 17 isoform X1 — MMTIRFSLGFFILTLICSLASASDPSPLQDFCVAVDDSKASVFVNGKICKNPNMVSADDFYFNGLNKPGNTSNPLGSRVTPVNVNQIPGLNTLGISLVRIDYAPYGLNPPHTHPRATEILVVVEGTLYVGFVTSNPANPNQKNKLFTKTLHPGDVFVFPESLIHFQFNTGKTNVVAFAGLSSKNPGVITIANAVFGSEPPISIDVLTKAFQVDKNVIQHLQGQFWMNNN; from the exons ATG ATGACTATTCGTTTCTCTCTTGGCTTTTTTATATTAACTTTGATATGTTCATTAGCTTCTGCATCTGATCCTAGTCCTCTTCAAGACTTTTGTGTTGCTGTTGACGATTCGAAGGCTTCTG TGTTCGTGAACGGGAAGATTTGCAAGAACCCAAATATGGTATCGGCAGATGATTTCTATTTCAATGGTCTGAACAAGCCCGGAAACACATCAAATCCATTAGGCTCAAGGGTTACTCCAGTTAATGTAAACCAAATTCCTGGGCTCAACACTTTGGGCATTTCATTGGTTCGAATTGACTATGCACCATACGGGCTCAACCCTCCTCACACGCATCCTCGTGCCACAGAAATTCTCGTTGTTGTTGAAGGAACTCTATACGTTGGGTTCGTGACTTCAAACCCAGCAAATCCGAACCAGAAGAACAAGCTTTTTACCAAGACATTGCATCCAGGAGATGTGTTTGTATTCCCTGAAAGCCTCATTCATTTTCAGTTCAACACAGGAAAAACCAATGTGGTTGCATTTGCCGGATTAAGTAGCAAGAATCCAGGAGTCATCACCATTGCAAATGCTGTTTTTGGCTCCGAGCCACCAATTTCTATCGATGTTCTTACCAAGGCATTCCAAGTTGACAAAAATGTGATTCAGCATCTTCAAGGACAATTTTGGATGAATAACAACTAA
- the LOC140978010 gene encoding germin-like protein subfamily 1 member 17 isoform X2 translates to MTIRFSLGFFILTLICSLASASDPSPLQDFCVAVDDSKASVFVNGKICKNPNMVSADDFYFNGLNKPGNTSNPLGSRVTPVNVNQIPGLNTLGISLVRIDYAPYGLNPPHTHPRATEILVVVEGTLYVGFVTSNPANPNQKNKLFTKTLHPGDVFVFPESLIHFQFNTGKTNVVAFAGLSSKNPGVITIANAVFGSEPPISIDVLTKAFQVDKNVIQHLQGQFWMNNN, encoded by the exons ATGACTATTCGTTTCTCTCTTGGCTTTTTTATATTAACTTTGATATGTTCATTAGCTTCTGCATCTGATCCTAGTCCTCTTCAAGACTTTTGTGTTGCTGTTGACGATTCGAAGGCTTCTG TGTTCGTGAACGGGAAGATTTGCAAGAACCCAAATATGGTATCGGCAGATGATTTCTATTTCAATGGTCTGAACAAGCCCGGAAACACATCAAATCCATTAGGCTCAAGGGTTACTCCAGTTAATGTAAACCAAATTCCTGGGCTCAACACTTTGGGCATTTCATTGGTTCGAATTGACTATGCACCATACGGGCTCAACCCTCCTCACACGCATCCTCGTGCCACAGAAATTCTCGTTGTTGTTGAAGGAACTCTATACGTTGGGTTCGTGACTTCAAACCCAGCAAATCCGAACCAGAAGAACAAGCTTTTTACCAAGACATTGCATCCAGGAGATGTGTTTGTATTCCCTGAAAGCCTCATTCATTTTCAGTTCAACACAGGAAAAACCAATGTGGTTGCATTTGCCGGATTAAGTAGCAAGAATCCAGGAGTCATCACCATTGCAAATGCTGTTTTTGGCTCCGAGCCACCAATTTCTATCGATGTTCTTACCAAGGCATTCCAAGTTGACAAAAATGTGATTCAGCATCTTCAAGGACAATTTTGGATGAATAACAACTAA
- the LOC140978012 gene encoding protein cornichon homolog 4-like: MGDVWAWLLFFFVVVVLLVMLVFQLMCLADLEFDYINPYDSASRINSVVLPEFITQGVLCVLFLVTGHWVMCFLCLPYLYYNVRLYVRRQHLVDVTEIFNLLSWEKKQRLFKLGYIILLLFMCLFWMIYNALEDDEQSL; this comes from the exons ATGGGGGATGTGTGGGCGTGGCTGCTGTTCTTCTTCGTAGTTGTTGTTCTACTCGTTATGCTCGTTTTCCAG CTCATGTGCTTGGCGGATCTAGAGTTTGATTATATCAATCCATATGACTCTGCTTCTCGAATAAACTCGGTTGTTTTACCAGAATTCATTACACAAGGAGTTTTGTGTGTCCTCTTCCTCGTAACAGGACATTGGGTTATGTGCTTTCTCTGTCTTCCATACCTCTACTACAATGTGCGATT GTATGTTCGAAGGCAGCATCTAGTAGATGTAACCGAGATCTTTAATTTGCTAAGTTGGGAAAAGAAGCAACGGCTTTTCAAGCTTGGTTACATAATACTTCTTCTCTTCATGTGTCTGTTCTG GATGATTTACAATGCATTAGAAGATGACGAGCAGTCCCTATAA